Proteins from a single region of Aureibacter tunicatorum:
- a CDS encoding GNAT family N-acetyltransferase — protein sequence MIIETKRLILRELNVGDARDFYDLNEDKEVLKYTGDVGFQDVEEAKTFLSGYSDYKKNGYGRWAVVLKESGRFLGWCGLKLNEEGLVDLGYRFFRNEWGKGYATESAIASLNYGFENLDLDDVIARSDRNNVASIKVIEKLGMEFWKNDECKGISNAVYYRIDKQSYIEKVIR from the coding sequence ATGATTATTGAAACAAAAAGGTTAATCTTACGTGAACTGAATGTTGGTGATGCAAGAGATTTTTATGATTTGAATGAGGATAAGGAAGTTTTGAAGTACACTGGAGACGTTGGCTTTCAAGATGTTGAAGAAGCGAAAACTTTTTTATCAGGCTATTCGGATTATAAAAAGAATGGTTATGGCCGGTGGGCTGTGGTTTTGAAGGAGTCAGGCCGTTTTTTGGGATGGTGCGGACTTAAGCTCAATGAAGAGGGCTTGGTTGATTTAGGCTATCGTTTCTTTAGAAATGAATGGGGGAAAGGCTACGCTACTGAATCCGCAATTGCGTCATTGAATTATGGATTTGAAAATCTGGATCTCGATGATGTGATCGCTCGTTCTGATAGGAATAATGTAGCTTCTATCAAGGTTATTGAGAAGTTGGGGATGGAGTTTTGGAAAAATGATGAATGCAAAGGGATTTCCAATGCCGTTTATTACCGAATTGATAAGCAAAGCTATATAGAAAAAGTAATACGCTAA